A stretch of the Filimonas lacunae genome encodes the following:
- a CDS encoding winged helix-turn-helix transcriptional regulator yields MKKFKEHTSTCPIVYTMTYIGGKWKPIILGRLVNGAVRFGKLVVQIPDISRKILTEQLKELEDDGLIIRHSYNEKPPRVEYELSDMGKSVIPILMAMTEWGAQMHNAIAKHK; encoded by the coding sequence ATGAAGAAATTTAAAGAACATACTTCCACCTGTCCAATCGTGTATACGATGACTTATATTGGCGGGAAGTGGAAACCTATTATCCTGGGCCGACTGGTAAATGGAGCGGTAAGATTTGGAAAGCTGGTGGTTCAAATACCGGATATATCGCGTAAGATATTGACCGAACAATTGAAAGAATTAGAGGATGACGGATTGATTATCCGGCATAGTTATAACGAAAAACCACCGCGTGTTGAATATGAACTAAGCGATATGGGTAAATCGGTTATTCCCATCCTGATGGCTATGACAGAATGGGGAGCGCAAATGCACAATGCTATAGCCAAACATAAATAA
- a CDS encoding VOC family protein produces the protein MITKLNHVSIFVLDQDSAYEFYVNKLGFKVHTDAPMGPGMRWLTVCPPEQPDLEISLMAIQEGMMFSKESALQMQNLVRNGTFGFGVFECNNLLATYEELKAKGVEFKKEPTKEFYGYEALFKDDSGNWFSLGEKSTNNKPD, from the coding sequence ATGATCACCAAATTAAATCATGTCAGCATCTTTGTGCTGGATCAGGATAGTGCCTATGAGTTTTATGTAAATAAACTCGGCTTTAAAGTACATACAGATGCCCCTATGGGGCCCGGCATGCGCTGGCTTACGGTATGCCCGCCAGAGCAGCCCGATCTGGAAATTTCATTAATGGCCATTCAGGAGGGTATGATGTTCAGTAAAGAATCTGCCTTACAAATGCAAAACCTGGTACGCAATGGCACGTTCGGCTTCGGTGTATTTGAATGCAATAACCTACTGGCCACTTATGAAGAACTGAAGGCTAAAGGTGTGGAGTTTAAAAAAGAACCAACAAAGGAATTTTATGGGTATGAAGCCCTATTCAAAGACGACTCAGGCAACTGGTTTTCTTTAGGAGAGAAAAGCACCAATAACAAACCGGATTAA
- a CDS encoding helix-turn-helix domain-containing protein produces MARKEIIPPVYLYRRIVQAKLFIDNNFQEMLNLDNIAGEARFSKFHFIRLFKTIYGKTPHQYLISVRIDAARLLLEQAQPIKEVCFAVGFDSVSSFSILFKRQTSFAPSHYQQRCIERKKRMLQQPLSFIPNCFLEQHLAK; encoded by the coding sequence ATGGCAAGAAAGGAAATAATACCGCCGGTTTACCTCTACAGAAGAATTGTACAGGCAAAGCTATTTATAGATAATAATTTCCAGGAAATGCTGAACCTTGACAATATCGCCGGTGAAGCAAGGTTTTCCAAGTTTCACTTTATCCGGCTTTTCAAAACCATTTATGGCAAAACACCGCATCAGTACCTTATCAGTGTTAGAATTGATGCAGCACGGCTATTGCTGGAACAAGCCCAGCCCATCAAAGAAGTTTGTTTTGCAGTAGGCTTTGACAGCGTCAGTTCGTTTTCTATACTTTTCAAACGCCAGACCAGCTTTGCCCCTTCCCATTACCAGCAGCGCTGTATAGAAAGAAAGAAAAGGATGCTGCAACAACCACTCTCCTTTATCCCGAATTGCTTTTTAGAGCAACACCTGGCAAAATAG
- a CDS encoding SDR family oxidoreductase: MESKQTIEAVLQGKIALVTGGTKGIGKAIVKRLEQAGATVIVTARNQPNEPDATYSFIAADLSRAEEVNKVANAIHEQFGRIDILINNMGANTFPGGGFNTLTDEHWNQALQVNLLSSVRLDKALLPKMLEQKSGVIIHISSTSGQFPIWESTMAYSVAKSALNTYSKALATEVASKGVRVVTVSPGLNKTEAMTTFLEDYAQQAHITVEEMTSKLFERVGGVPIGRMAEPEETAELVYFLVSPAASYITGANLIIDGGNFPVVK; the protein is encoded by the coding sequence ATGGAAAGTAAACAAACAATTGAAGCGGTATTACAAGGTAAAATTGCCCTGGTAACAGGCGGAACAAAAGGAATTGGTAAAGCTATTGTCAAAAGACTGGAACAGGCAGGTGCTACTGTTATTGTTACAGCCCGAAACCAACCGAACGAACCGGATGCAACCTACTCGTTTATTGCAGCAGATCTATCCCGGGCCGAAGAAGTAAATAAAGTAGCTAATGCCATTCATGAGCAATTCGGACGAATAGATATACTGATTAATAACATGGGGGCCAACACTTTCCCAGGTGGCGGATTCAACACACTTACAGATGAACACTGGAACCAGGCACTGCAAGTGAACCTGCTGTCTTCTGTGCGTTTAGACAAGGCTTTACTGCCTAAAATGCTGGAGCAAAAAAGTGGTGTGATCATTCATATATCTTCTACCAGCGGCCAGTTCCCTATCTGGGAGTCTACGATGGCTTATAGTGTTGCAAAATCAGCGTTAAACACCTATAGTAAAGCATTGGCTACAGAGGTCGCCAGTAAAGGAGTAAGAGTAGTAACTGTATCACCAGGTTTAAATAAAACAGAAGCTATGACAACCTTTTTGGAAGATTATGCCCAACAAGCCCATATCACTGTGGAGGAAATGACCAGCAAACTTTTTGAAAGGGTTGGTGGTGTACCAATAGGAAGAATGGCAGAACCAGAAGAAACAGCAGAACTCGTTTACTTTCTTGTTTCGCCCGCCGCCTCTTATATCACCGGCGCGAACCTCATTATTGATGGAGGCAATTTTCCGGTAGTGAAATAA